In the genome of Hyphomonas sp. Mor2, one region contains:
- a CDS encoding sulfite exporter TauE/SafE family protein has product MAEFFAQYGVLILALAGCGLVSGVAAGLFGIGGGAIIVPVLIILFESLGFDDTASHVAIATSLATIILTSARSVMAHNKRGAVDWQIIRTWAPWIMLGALIGQLVAGQLSATALKAFFAAMAYLLAAQLFFGRPGWRLADDMPTGPGRVGFGTGIGVLSALMGIGGGTFGVSLMAVYGRAIHQAVATAAGFGIAIGLPSAITAIFTGWGADGRPPFSLGYVNLAAFALISVFTVTMAPVGARLAHSLDAQLLKRLFAVLLAIVASKMLYDTIVG; this is encoded by the coding sequence ATGGCTGAGTTCTTCGCACAATATGGCGTCCTGATCCTGGCTTTGGCAGGATGCGGATTGGTCAGCGGTGTTGCCGCCGGTTTGTTCGGAATCGGCGGCGGCGCGATTATCGTTCCGGTGCTGATTATCCTGTTCGAGAGCCTCGGTTTTGATGACACGGCCAGCCATGTTGCCATCGCCACCTCGCTGGCGACCATCATTCTGACCTCGGCCAGATCGGTGATGGCGCACAATAAGAGAGGCGCGGTCGACTGGCAGATCATTCGCACCTGGGCCCCCTGGATCATGCTCGGCGCCCTGATCGGCCAACTTGTGGCTGGGCAGCTTTCTGCCACGGCGCTCAAGGCCTTTTTCGCGGCCATGGCCTACCTTCTGGCCGCGCAGCTCTTCTTCGGACGCCCAGGCTGGCGATTGGCAGATGACATGCCGACCGGTCCGGGCCGAGTCGGATTCGGGACTGGGATTGGCGTCCTGTCCGCCTTGATGGGGATTGGCGGAGGGACGTTCGGCGTTAGCCTCATGGCGGTCTATGGCCGGGCCATACACCAGGCGGTGGCGACAGCGGCGGGGTTTGGCATCGCGATTGGCCTGCCGAGCGCCATCACCGCGATCTTCACGGGTTGGGGCGCGGACGGGCGACCACCATTCTCGCTCGGCTATGTCAATCTCGCGGCCTTCGCGCTGATCTCGGTCTTCACCGTCACCATGGCCCCCGTGGGCGCCCGTCTGGCGCACAGCCTCGACGCGCAATTGCTC
- a CDS encoding ABC transporter substrate-binding protein produces MLKALIISTALLASAPLAVAGSNDYNSAEALVSTAASDIAQSENTGVADAVLSHIDTRAIANFTLGRYGRSLAPAEKARFVNAFEDYLRRQIDANAHQFSGIEVSVVDAQARNARDSIITTQVRRDEGDMRIRWRVIERSGKWSVVDLEVAGIWLAIEQRAQVAAILGRPGASIEDVIAQFG; encoded by the coding sequence ATGTTGAAGGCACTGATTATCTCAACTGCGTTGCTCGCTTCGGCACCGCTCGCCGTCGCCGGAAGCAACGATTACAACAGCGCCGAGGCGCTGGTCAGCACGGCCGCCTCAGATATCGCTCAGAGCGAGAATACGGGCGTCGCCGACGCTGTTTTGTCTCACATTGATACGCGTGCGATCGCGAACTTTACCCTCGGCCGTTATGGCCGGTCGCTCGCGCCAGCCGAGAAAGCGCGCTTTGTGAACGCGTTTGAAGACTATCTGCGCCGTCAGATCGACGCGAACGCGCACCAGTTTTCCGGTATTGAAGTCAGCGTTGTCGATGCGCAGGCGCGCAACGCCCGTGACAGCATCATCACCACTCAGGTGCGCCGTGACGAGGGCGATATGAGGATCCGCTGGCGCGTCATCGAGCGCAGCGGCAAATGGTCCGTCGTCGATCTCGAGGTCGCTGGCATCTGGCTGGCCATCGAGCAACGCGCACAGGTCGCAGCGATTCTCGGACGTCCCGGTGCCAGCATTGAAGACGTGATCGCGCAATTCGGATAA